A DNA window from Helianthus annuus cultivar XRQ/B chromosome 15, HanXRQr2.0-SUNRISE, whole genome shotgun sequence contains the following coding sequences:
- the LOC110887602 gene encoding classical arabinogalactan protein 10-like: MASSGYVMFILFAMIVGSALSQSPTGSPTISPVASPVSSPPSPTITPSSAPTEAPLASPPAPPTSLSPGGSPASSPSFIPSTPTGSPTTSPPSAATFNRVAVGSVAVVMFAAALVM; the protein is encoded by the coding sequence ATGGCGTCTTCAggttatgttatgtttattttGTTTGCTATGATCGTTGGATCAGCTCTTTCTCAGTCACCCACCGGTTCTCCGACGATATCTCCGGTTGCTTCTCCGGTTTCATCACCTCCTTCTCCGACGATCACTCCTAGCTCTGCACCAACTGAAGCTCCGTTAGCTTCTCCACCTGCTCCCCCTACCTCTCTTTCTCCCGGTGGTTCTCCGGCGTCTTCTCCGTCGTTTATTCCGTCCACTCCGACTGGATCGCCGACTACTTCGCCGCCTAGTGCTGCTACGTTTAATAGAGTTGCTGTTGGATCTGTGGCCGTGGTTATGTTTGCTGCGGCTTTGGTTATGTAG
- the LOC110887603 gene encoding classical arabinogalactan protein 10-like, which translates to MASSGYAMFILFAMIVGSALSQSPTGSPTISPVASPVSSPPSPTITPSSAPTEAPSASPPAPPTSLPGGSPASSPSLIPSTPTGSPTTSPPSAATFNRVAAGSVAVVVFAAALVM; encoded by the coding sequence ATGGCGTCTTCAGGTTATGCTATGTTTATATTGTTTGCTATGATCGTTGGATCAGCTCTTTCTCAGTCACCCACCGGTTCTCCGACGATATCTCCGGTGGCTTCTCCGGTTTCATCACCTCCTTCTCCGACAATCACTCCTAGTTCTGCACCAACTGAAGCTCCGTCAGCTTCTCCACCTGCTCCTCCTACCTCTCTTCCCGGTGGTTCTCCGGCGTCTTCTCCATCGTTGATTCCGTCCACTCCGACTGGATCGCCGACTACTTCGCCACCTAGTGCTGCTACGTTTAATAGAGTTGCTGCTGGATCTGTGGCCGTGGTTGTGTTTGCTGCGGCTTTGGTTATGTAG
- the LOC118487498 gene encoding uncharacterized protein LOC118487498, with protein sequence MARRTVYDQATIGFAGGNSPITLPEIPNDRSWQIPSYIMTTITNSCQFHGRDDEDAPAHINRITRLCSTFSIEGVNLDARYLQVFPFLLAGRAVVWFDSQPAGTFTTWVGLRDAFLAKYFPPARASRLRDQIHSFRMEPDEPYHLAWERFQTLITRCSQHGLSDWALVEKFYNGLTPEIRARFDTSAGGQLMGKKTVAECNDLFESFAHSDMDYSTTSRTSIPVRTTSAGRGVNQVSLDPSVAAVVESLRQEMRQELSEIKKKVDRCEVCQGGHDTIDCPTLTLEQVEYIAGQSRGPTNPFNNSNSSWRGSGNSSGYRSSGNPPGFPSGQYQSRGPGIYTSTSSGQFSGSGSSGQFASGGATQESQGSGKAPEGSQSRLEEMFAQIMTQTQAFVKSQEQTNKNHELQLKSQQAALLDLQRTVGGLAKQLQEHPPGQFSGNTFTNPANQSAKAITTRSGKSLGEVVREREFRLKK encoded by the coding sequence ATGGCCCGTAGGACAGTTTACGATCAGGCGACCATCGGCTTCGCCGGTGGGAACTCACCCATCACCCTTCCAGAGATCCCGAACGATCGGTCTTGGCAGATTCCATCCTACATTATGACCACCATCACAAATTCTTGCCAGTTCCATGGTCGTGACGACGAGGATGCCCCCGCTCATATCAATCGCATCACTCGTCTTTGCAGCACCTTCTCCATTGAGGGTGTCAATCTTGATGCTAGGTATCTTCAGGTTTTTCCGTTCTTACTCGCTGGACGCGCAGTCGTCTGGTTCGATTCCCAGCCAGCTGGCACTTTCACTACTTGGGTAGGCCTTCGCGATGCATTCTTAGCCAAGTATTTTCCGCCAGCCAGGGCGTCTCGCCTTCGTGACCAGATTCACTCATTTCGTATGGAGCCAGATGAGCCGTATCACTTAGCTTGGGAGCGTTTTCAGACCCTGATTACCCGTTGTTCTCAGCATGGTTTATCTGATTGGGCGTTAGTAGAGAAATTCTACAATGGTCTTACTCCTGAGATTAGAGCTCGCTTCGATACATCAGCAGGAGGTCAGCTTATGGGAAAGAAGACGGTGGCTGAGTGCAATGATTTATTTGAGAGTTTTGCCCACTCCGATATGGACTACAGTACTACCAGCAGGACTTCCATTCCTGTGCGTACCACCTCGGCCGGTCGAGGGGTAAACCAAGTTAGCTTGGATCCATCGGTAGCCGCTGTAGTCGAGAGTTTGAGGCAGGAGATGAGGCAGGAGTTGAGTGAGATAAAGAAGAAAGTTGATAGGTGTGAGGTTTGCCAAGGAGGTCATGATACTATCGATTGTCCTACCCTTACCCTTGAGCAGGTTGAGTACATAGCCGGTCAGTCTAGGGGTCCCACAAATCCGTTCAATAATTCTAATTCCAGTTGGCGCGGTAGTGGTAATTCGAGTGGTTATCGTTCGTCTGGAAATCCTCCTGGATTTCCATCTGGTCAGTATCAGAGTAGAGGGCCCGGTATTTACACGAGTACTAGTTCAGGGCAGTTTAGTGGGTCAGGTTCGAGTGGGCAGTTTGCGAGTGGAGGAGCGACTCAGGAGAGTCAGGGTAGTGGGAAGGCTCCTGAGGGTAGTCAGAGCAGGTTGGAGGAGATGTTCGCTCAGATAATGACGCAGACTCAGGCGTTCGTTAAAAGTCAGGAGCAGACTAATAAGAATCACGAACTCCAGCTCAAGAGTCAGCAGGCCGCTCTTCTTGATCTTCAGCGAACAGTAGGCGGACTTGCTAAGCAGTTGCAGGAGCACCCGCCAGGTCAGTTTTCGGGAAACACCTTCACGAATCCCGCGAATCAGTCCGCGAAGGCTATTACGACCCGTAGTGGGAAGAGTTTGGGAGAagtagtgagagagagagagtttaggTTGAAGAAGTAG
- the LOC118487500 gene encoding uncharacterized protein LOC118487500 has product MIDYSRLPFPARARQQKYAQEYGKFLEMFTQLKINLPFIEALQSMPKYAKFLKDLLKHKERIGELSNIPLTGGCSVVVLNKLPEKLTDPGTFTIPCFFGGAVTPAHALADLGASINLMPFSLYERLGLGELTPTRMSLSLADRSVKYPRGIVENLLVKVDRFVFPVDFVMLDMEADERVPIILGRPFLRTAKAIIDVFAGKISLRAGDRIVTFEIDRAMQHPSGRDDDSGPCRSVYFLNSFISCVDTCLEYISGADLVGEGVVDEHSEDEVEEVEGEQLDESDELSAEPLELDAISDESTPVEIPPPLELKVLPSHLECAFLGEKPNMPVIISLKLTEEEKVRLIKVLREHSDAIAWRLADIKGISPTFCTHRILMEDVYKPVVQP; this is encoded by the coding sequence ATGATTGATTATTCTCGCCTTCCATTCCCCGCCCGTGCCAGGCAGCAGAAATATGCTCAGGAATACGGGAAATTCCTCGAGATGTTTACACAGTTGAAAATCAATCTTCCGTTCATCGAGGCACTTCAGTCTATGCCTAAGTATGCGAAATTTCTCAAAGATCTTTTGAAGCATAAGGAGAGAATCGGTGAGCTTTCGAATATTCCATTGACAGGAGGTTGTTCCGTGGTAGTCTTGAATAAGCTACCAGAGAAATTGACCGATCCTGGTActttcacgattccatgtttcTTTGGGGGAGCCGTTACCCCTGCTCACGCCTTAGCCGATTTAGGGGCCAGCATCAATCTGATGCCATTTTCGTTGTATGAGCGACTTGGTCTAGGTGAGCTTACACCCACGCGCATGTCATTGTCCTTGGCTGACCGATCAGTCAAGTATCCTCGTGGGATAGTAGAGAATTTGTTGGTGAAGGTTGATAGGTTTGTGTTCCCAGTGGATTTCGTTATGCTCGACATGGAGGCCGATGAGAGAGTTCCTATTATTCTAGGCCGTCCATTCCTTCGAACCGCAAAGGCGATCATCGACGTCTTTGCCGGTAAGATTTCTCTTCGTGCGGGTGACAGGATTGTCACATTCGAGATTGATAGAGCGATGCAGCATCCTAGCGGTCGTGATGATGATAGTGGGCCGTGTCGTTCCGTTTACTTTCTCAATTCATTCATATCTTGCGTCGACACGTGTCTTGAGTACATTAGTGGAGCTGATTTAGTAGGCGAGGGAGTTGTTGACGAGCATTCTGAGGATGAGGTTGAAGAAGTAGAGGGGGAGCAGTTGGATGAGAGTGATGAGTTGAGTGCTGAGCCTTTAGAGCTCGATGCGATTAGTGATGAGAGTACTCCTGTAGAGATCCCACCGCCTTTAGAACTTAAGGTTCTTCCATCCCATCTCGAGTGCGCATTTCTAGGAGAGAAGCCGAATATGCCTGTCATCATTTCTTTGAAATTGACAGAGGAGGAGAAAGTGAGGTTGATTAAGGTGCTTAGAGAGCACAGTGATGCGATTGCCTGGAGGCTAGccgatatcaagggcat